The Caldicellulosiruptor changbaiensis genome has a segment encoding these proteins:
- a CDS encoding Ig-like domain-containing protein has product MGKLLKRLATFVFLVCFTVNIVAFVGIAANTQAYNQAATVLKQKGVMTGDTKGNLNLDKPLKRSEIAKMMIILLGKKPLADFYANQRRSSFKDVPVSHWALGYIEAAKNIGLITGYPDGTFRPDQYLKVEELTAMVVRALGVKENELKGKYPLNYIKKAYDMNIYFGIEAEIEVGKLITRGQTAVILYNAFLNESLKEAKPVAIESIDNTTVKVTFDKELKTLDKSNFAFDNGLNVLDVKFADSTKKVVEIKTAAQQEGKEYTFVYKGQATNLKFTAKVIPFGLSEDIKVESLKKIDIKFTKAISQSQIDSLPIKVYVNDKEDSTAKFAVSQDFKTVSIIFQNKLNQGDKVRIVITNLMSETGQSFSITKEISCIDATQPKVVDFKVINSKKFKVIFNEPIDSSSNGSFKICDVSSVGATIKVDGNYLYAKVTPKYEENAIEIENYTPLADGSHTIEIADAKDFAGYRIAYYKTTFTTTLDRTPPRHVALNFVANNRLQLVFDEEIRTIDGSTPTGEYEVYQASDNTNHAIGAKVKLLSDGKTVDIELASALKLDVRALVSFEIRYRNVEDLLGNKDTNWVVVSSKANDDTTKPSVKSVEVLEGNVIKVTFSESVNAQDRVSSFKLLSSDGQTILDQVAKSVQRLKENDYSTYLVEFSSLEKVNGGTYILKISSIPDVSVRENIMDDATLSFAAKDTLPPTITAAIAKYDPASDNDKIDIFFSEAMDVDKLKNLSSYFIGSTSATIPLSSVKGAKVDYISPSANRVTLLIPGADDKTPGKWSVAGGVVDKLAAPTLTDTAGNFLANATIAMPYSILANFKGISPQDIEVLAIDKNTIQIKVLNDYIFASFDPASIMFRNAQSTTSLNGNPDNDKIVSLGIVSYVLSPDKKVVTLKTAALLTSDAKADTNDAGQEPEDLKIYTTGSGIKDQFDQVLNIPPTLDVNFYPNIKLKDKISPQQLSVSVGTGQNSDTIIVTFDEPVTTLPGINNTILAAGIELKDGTATLLPDIDYTAYTQNGVLYIKVKKPGVVDRSISVEIKRPDLIIDYNGNPVVPAKAQVVDHVTERTSPDVSAEFSTTDTRKVKLTFTEPMDPATLVPQNFSCVAGGNIISFVKSSDNRVVEITFTNPLPAGSIVNISPNVKDLAGNSVLTQAVKK; this is encoded by the coding sequence ATGGGTAAGTTGTTAAAAAGATTAGCTACTTTTGTATTTTTGGTTTGCTTTACAGTAAATATCGTTGCTTTTGTTGGCATAGCAGCAAACACCCAAGCTTATAACCAGGCAGCAACAGTGTTAAAACAAAAAGGAGTGATGACAGGAGATACTAAAGGAAATCTTAACCTTGACAAGCCTCTTAAAAGGTCAGAGATTGCAAAGATGATGATAATTCTTCTTGGCAAAAAACCTTTGGCAGATTTTTATGCAAACCAGAGAAGATCTTCTTTTAAAGATGTCCCAGTATCACACTGGGCTTTAGGATATATTGAAGCAGCAAAGAATATAGGGCTTATAACAGGATATCCTGATGGAACATTTAGGCCTGACCAGTACTTAAAAGTGGAAGAACTCACTGCAATGGTTGTAAGGGCTCTGGGCGTTAAAGAAAATGAGCTAAAAGGGAAATATCCATTAAATTACATCAAAAAAGCCTATGATATGAACATTTACTTTGGAATTGAGGCTGAGATTGAGGTTGGAAAGCTTATTACACGCGGTCAGACAGCAGTTATTCTATACAATGCATTTTTGAATGAGTCGCTAAAAGAAGCAAAACCTGTTGCAATTGAAAGCATTGACAATACAACTGTAAAAGTCACCTTTGACAAGGAACTGAAAACACTTGACAAGTCTAACTTTGCGTTTGACAATGGACTGAACGTCTTAGATGTCAAATTTGCCGACTCTACAAAGAAGGTTGTTGAAATAAAGACAGCTGCCCAGCAGGAAGGAAAAGAATACACATTTGTTTACAAAGGACAAGCAACCAATTTGAAATTTACAGCTAAAGTCATTCCATTTGGCTTAAGTGAGGATATAAAGGTTGAAAGTCTCAAGAAGATAGACATAAAATTCACAAAAGCAATTTCTCAAAGCCAGATTGACTCGTTGCCAATTAAGGTGTATGTCAACGACAAAGAGGACTCAACAGCAAAGTTTGCAGTATCACAAGATTTCAAAACAGTGAGTATAATATTTCAAAACAAATTAAATCAAGGCGACAAAGTAAGAATTGTAATTACAAACCTTATGTCAGAAACTGGACAGAGCTTTAGCATCACAAAAGAGATATCCTGCATTGATGCTACCCAGCCCAAAGTAGTTGATTTTAAAGTTATTAACAGCAAAAAGTTTAAAGTGATATTCAATGAGCCAATTGATAGCAGTTCAAATGGAAGTTTTAAGATCTGCGATGTATCTTCTGTAGGTGCAACAATAAAAGTTGATGGAAACTACCTTTATGCAAAGGTTACACCAAAGTATGAAGAGAACGCGATTGAGATTGAAAACTACACACCGCTTGCAGATGGCAGCCACACGATTGAAATTGCTGATGCCAAAGACTTTGCAGGCTACAGGATTGCATACTATAAAACAACCTTCACCACAACCCTTGACAGAACACCACCAAGGCATGTTGCTTTGAACTTTGTTGCAAACAATAGGCTCCAGCTTGTATTTGATGAGGAGATAAGAACAATTGATGGTAGCACGCCAACTGGAGAGTATGAAGTGTATCAGGCATCAGACAACACAAACCATGCAATTGGTGCAAAAGTGAAACTGCTATCAGATGGAAAGACAGTTGACATTGAACTTGCCTCCGCTTTGAAGCTTGATGTCAGAGCGCTTGTGTCTTTTGAGATAAGGTACAGAAATGTTGAGGATCTTCTTGGGAACAAAGATACAAACTGGGTAGTGGTTTCTTCAAAAGCAAACGATGATACAACAAAACCCTCTGTAAAGTCTGTTGAGGTTTTAGAAGGGAATGTTATAAAAGTTACATTTTCAGAGAGTGTCAATGCCCAGGACAGAGTGTCTTCGTTCAAGCTTCTGTCCTCTGATGGACAAACAATTTTAGATCAGGTTGCAAAAAGTGTTCAGAGGCTAAAAGAAAATGACTATTCAACATATTTGGTTGAATTCAGCTCTCTTGAAAAAGTAAACGGTGGGACATACATCTTAAAAATCAGTAGTATTCCAGATGTGTCTGTAAGGGAAAACATAATGGATGACGCTACTTTATCATTTGCTGCAAAAGACACATTGCCGCCAACAATTACAGCGGCCATTGCAAAGTATGACCCTGCCTCTGACAATGATAAAATAGACATCTTCTTCTCAGAGGCAATGGATGTTGATAAATTAAAGAATCTCAGCAGTTACTTTATAGGTAGTACATCTGCCACAATACCACTTTCAAGCGTCAAAGGTGCAAAGGTTGACTATATATCACCTTCTGCAAACAGGGTGACACTTTTGATACCCGGTGCTGATGATAAAACACCTGGAAAGTGGTCTGTAGCAGGTGGTGTGGTTGACAAGCTTGCAGCACCTACTTTAACTGATACAGCAGGGAATTTTTTGGCAAATGCAACAATTGCAATGCCGTATTCAATTCTTGCCAACTTCAAAGGTATATCACCGCAAGACATTGAGGTTTTAGCAATTGACAAAAACACAATCCAGATAAAGGTACTAAATGACTATATATTTGCATCATTTGACCCAGCTTCGATAATGTTCAGAAATGCCCAAAGCACAACCAGCCTCAATGGCAATCCTGATAACGACAAAATTGTAAGCCTTGGAATTGTAAGCTATGTACTTAGTCCTGATAAAAAGGTAGTGACACTAAAAACAGCGGCTCTGTTAACGTCTGATGCTAAAGCGGATACAAATGACGCGGGCCAGGAACCTGAAGATCTAAAAATCTATACAACAGGTTCAGGCATAAAAGACCAGTTTGACCAGGTGCTGAATATTCCGCCTACATTGGATGTAAACTTTTATCCGAATATAAAACTGAAGGACAAAATTTCACCACAGCAGCTTTCTGTATCTGTTGGCACAGGTCAAAACTCTGATACCATAATTGTTACGTTTGATGAGCCTGTTACAACTTTGCCTGGTATAAACAATACAATCTTGGCAGCAGGCATTGAGCTAAAAGATGGAACTGCAACACTTTTGCCTGATATCGACTATACAGCTTACACTCAAAATGGAGTTCTTTATATAAAAGTCAAAAAACCAGGAGTTGTTGACAGGTCAATTTCTGTCGAAATAAAAAGACCTGATTTGATTATAGACTACAATGGCAATCCAGTGGTTCCTGCAAAAGCTCAGGTTGTCGACCATGTGACAGAAAGGACATCACCTGATGTGTCAGCAGAGTTTTCTACAACTGATACAAGAAAGGTAAAACTTACATTTACAGAACCAATGGACCCAGCAACATTGGTCCCTCAGAACTTCTCCTGCGTTGCAGGCGGGAATATAATAAGCTTTGTAAAATCTTCTGACAATAGAGTTGTTGAAATAACATTTACAAACCCACTACCAGCAGGGAGCATTGTAAACATATCACCAAATGTCAAGGATTTGGCAGGAAATTCTGTCTTGACCCAGGCTGTGAAGAAGTAG
- a CDS encoding HEPN domain-containing protein has protein sequence MVDSKKFTDWIEMGKKDLRAAQILHEHNGDNGLVCFHCQQAVEKYLKAFLLNKTGIIHEGHNLLKLCKKAMEFEPSLKEFIKDVSFINMFYIEVRYPPDEPMYVSEEDTIECLEATEKILKKIEEALEL, from the coding sequence TTGGTAGATTCTAAGAAATTCACAGATTGGATTGAGATGGGAAAAAAAGACTTAAGAGCTGCTCAGATTCTTCATGAGCACAATGGAGATAATGGCCTTGTTTGTTTTCATTGTCAACAGGCAGTCGAAAAATATTTAAAAGCATTTTTGCTAAACAAAACAGGAATAATTCATGAAGGTCACAACCTGCTCAAACTCTGCAAAAAAGCAATGGAATTTGAACCTTCTTTAAAAGAATTTATCAAGGACGTTTCTTTTATAAATATGTTCTACATTGAAGTGAGATACCCGCCTGATGAACCTATGTATGTAAGTGAGGAAGATACCATTGAGTGTTTAGAAGCAACAGAAAAGATATTAAAGAAAATAGAAGAGGCATTAGAGCTTTAA
- the queD gene encoding 6-carboxytetrahydropterin synthase QueD → MLLKKIFKFDAAHNLTKYHGKCEKLHGHTYKLVVTVKGKLDEQDMVIDFALLKDIVQKEVIDILDHAYLNDIIENPTAENIAKWIWQRLYDKIKAQNCTLYEIEVWETEDSGAVYRGEDDD, encoded by the coding sequence TTGCTTCTCAAAAAAATCTTCAAGTTTGATGCAGCGCACAACCTCACAAAGTACCATGGAAAGTGTGAAAAGTTGCATGGGCACACGTACAAGCTTGTTGTCACAGTCAAAGGAAAATTAGATGAGCAAGACATGGTTATAGATTTTGCCCTGCTCAAAGACATTGTCCAAAAAGAGGTCATAGACATTTTGGACCATGCATATTTGAATGATATAATCGAAAACCCAACAGCAGAAAACATTGCAAAGTGGATTTGGCAAAGGCTCTATGATAAAATTAAAGCGCAAAATTGTACCCTTTATGAAATTGAAGTCTGGGAAACAGAAGACAGTGGCGCAGTCTACAGGGGTGAAGATGATGATTGA
- a CDS encoding amidohydrolase, with protein MEVLIKNAKIFTMDEKGIVEKGDILIRDGKIHRIDEKITANGAEVIDATGKLVFPGFIDAHSHIGMWEDSVGFEGADGNEDSDPVTPHLRAIDAINPFDRSFEEAIAGGVTCVATGPGSANVIGGQFCVIKTYGKRVDKMVIKEPAAMKVAFGENPKSVYHEKHQAPQTRMATAAILREALFKAKEYLNKKLEAEKDDEKDPPEFDMKSESLIKVLNKEIPLKAHAHRADDIFTAIRIAKEFDVNLTLDHVTDGYLIVDELKEENIPCIVGPNLTDRSKVELKNLDFKNPGILAENGILVAIMTDHPVIPQKYLTLCAALACKSGMDELEALKAITINPAKILGVDSRVGSIKEGKDADIVIYSGHPFELFSEIEYVLINGQIVYKKG; from the coding sequence ATGGAGGTACTTATTAAAAATGCAAAGATTTTTACAATGGATGAAAAGGGAATAGTTGAAAAGGGAGACATCTTAATCAGGGATGGCAAGATACATAGAATTGATGAGAAAATCACAGCAAATGGTGCAGAGGTTATAGATGCAACTGGAAAGCTTGTCTTTCCGGGCTTTATAGATGCACACTCTCACATTGGTATGTGGGAAGACTCTGTTGGCTTTGAAGGAGCAGATGGCAATGAAGATTCAGACCCTGTCACACCACATCTTCGCGCAATTGATGCTATAAATCCGTTTGACAGAAGCTTTGAAGAGGCGATAGCAGGCGGGGTTACATGCGTTGCAACAGGTCCTGGGAGTGCAAATGTCATTGGCGGCCAGTTTTGTGTTATAAAGACATATGGCAAAAGAGTCGACAAGATGGTTATAAAAGAGCCTGCTGCGATGAAGGTTGCGTTTGGCGAAAATCCAAAAAGTGTTTACCATGAAAAGCATCAAGCACCTCAGACGCGCATGGCAACAGCCGCAATCTTAAGAGAAGCTCTTTTTAAAGCTAAAGAGTACTTAAATAAGAAACTTGAAGCAGAAAAAGACGATGAAAAAGACCCTCCAGAGTTTGACATGAAAAGCGAAAGTTTGATTAAGGTATTGAATAAAGAGATTCCGTTAAAGGCTCATGCGCACAGGGCAGATGATATCTTTACAGCTATCAGGATTGCAAAGGAGTTTGATGTAAACCTAACTTTGGACCATGTGACAGATGGGTATTTGATTGTGGATGAGCTGAAAGAAGAGAACATCCCATGCATTGTTGGGCCAAACCTTACAGACAGGTCAAAGGTTGAGCTTAAAAACCTTGACTTTAAAAACCCCGGAATATTAGCTGAAAACGGCATTCTTGTTGCTATCATGACAGACCATCCTGTAATTCCACAAAAGTACCTGACACTTTGCGCAGCGCTGGCCTGCAAAAGTGGGATGGACGAATTGGAAGCTTTAAAGGCAATTACAATAAACCCTGCAAAGATTTTAGGAGTTGACAGCAGGGTAGGAAGTATAAAAGAGGGCAAGGATGCAGATATTGTTATTTATAGCGGCCATCCTTTTGAGCTTTTTTCTGAGATAGAGTATGTACTTATAAATGGGCAGATTGTTTATAAGAAGGGATAA
- the folE2 gene encoding GTP cyclohydrolase FolE2 — protein sequence MIDVQSQKDLRGISIQKVGIKDLNWPIVVMDRANKTQTTIAKITAAAELKGDMRGTHMSRFIEAIDELNVVGPKEIERLLDRIKEKLDSQKAYVRFDFPYFINKRTPVTETLAPLKVDCYFEAEKGEKFDLKVGVIVPVHTLCPCSKEISEYGAHNQRAYVTIEVRMRRFMWIEELVEIAESSASCPLYSILKRPDEKWVTERAYQNPRFVEDLLREVVVKINSDKRIKWYKVFVESIESIHNHNAFAYIEGEIAK from the coding sequence ATGATTGATGTTCAGAGCCAGAAAGACCTTCGCGGCATTAGCATTCAAAAAGTAGGGATAAAAGACTTGAATTGGCCAATTGTTGTGATGGACAGGGCGAACAAGACTCAAACAACCATCGCAAAAATCACGGCAGCTGCAGAGCTGAAAGGTGACATGAGAGGTACTCACATGTCGCGTTTTATTGAGGCAATAGATGAGCTAAATGTGGTAGGTCCAAAAGAAATAGAAAGGCTTCTTGACAGAATAAAGGAAAAGCTTGACTCTCAAAAAGCCTACGTTCGCTTTGACTTTCCATATTTTATAAACAAAAGAACACCTGTAACCGAGACGCTTGCACCTTTAAAAGTTGATTGCTACTTTGAAGCAGAAAAAGGCGAAAAGTTTGATTTAAAGGTAGGTGTAATTGTTCCTGTCCACACACTTTGCCCGTGCTCAAAAGAGATTTCTGAGTACGGTGCTCACAACCAAAGAGCGTATGTGACAATTGAAGTGAGAATGAGACGTTTTATGTGGATTGAAGAGCTTGTTGAGATAGCAGAATCTTCTGCCTCATGCCCGCTCTATTCTATCCTAAAAAGGCCAGACGAAAAATGGGTTACAGAACGTGCTTACCAGAACCCGAGGTTTGTTGAAGACCTTTTGCGTGAAGTTGTTGTAAAAATAAACAGTGACAAGCGAATCAAGTGGTACAAGGTTTTTGTTGAGAGCATAGAGAGTATTCATAACCACAACGCATTTGCATATATTGAAGGGGAAATAGCAAAATGA
- the tsaB gene encoding tRNA (adenosine(37)-N6)-threonylcarbamoyltransferase complex dimerization subunit type 1 TsaB: protein MKILGIETSGKVASACILDDEKIVSEITLNTKLVHSVMLIDLIDMALKNASIDISDIDLFAASIGPGSFTGLRIGVSTIKGFCFALNKPCIGVNTLEALCYNFYSSSDFLMPILDAKSQKVFAGVFRFEDGELVTYEETSIYEVDRAKKMAEKYNPILLGEGLDVYDFSSFKLAPTFLQYQKASNVAIVAKKLAEKGKLLSHFELVPLYLKKSYAEGK, encoded by the coding sequence ATGAAGATTTTGGGGATTGAGACATCGGGCAAGGTTGCAAGTGCCTGTATACTTGACGATGAGAAGATTGTTTCAGAGATAACTCTTAACACAAAGCTTGTTCACTCTGTTATGTTAATTGACTTAATTGACATGGCACTCAAAAATGCTTCAATTGACATCTCTGACATAGACCTGTTTGCGGCCTCAATAGGCCCTGGTTCTTTTACAGGGCTTAGAATTGGTGTTTCAACCATCAAAGGATTTTGTTTTGCACTAAACAAACCCTGCATTGGTGTAAACACTTTGGAGGCACTTTGTTACAACTTTTATTCATCATCAGACTTTCTAATGCCTATTTTGGATGCAAAGTCTCAAAAGGTGTTTGCAGGGGTTTTCAGGTTTGAAGATGGAGAGCTTGTGACCTATGAAGAGACTTCAATCTATGAGGTCGATAGGGCAAAGAAAATGGCAGAGAAATACAATCCAATTCTTCTTGGTGAAGGATTGGATGTATATGACTTTTCCTCTTTTAAACTTGCGCCAACGTTTTTGCAGTATCAGAAAGCCTCAAATGTGGCAATTGTAGCAAAAAAGCTTGCAGAAAAAGGCAAGTTACTTTCTCACTTTGAACTTGTCCCGCTGTATCTCAAAAAATCGTATGCAGAAGGGAAATGA
- the tnpB gene encoding IS200/IS605 family element RNA-guided endonuclease TnpB yields the protein MIITYRYRLYPTKEQERQLKKTFGCVRFAWNYFLAYQKEVYRQQKKSPNAFAWIRHLQQHLKREYPWLKEVDKFALENEIKSLEQAFERFFRNQAKYPKFKRKKSNYFSYTTNFTNNNIQVDFGKLATDTELNRCWGRIKLPKLGWVKARIHRTFNGKIKTATVKLLPSGKYYVSITVEQDKVDNPKIKETPANFATALDLGVKDFFVDSNSRHVENPKILAKYERRIKKVQRELSRKRPGSKNFERTRRKLAKLYEKVTNIRMDFLHKWSSRVICENQAIICEDLKVKNLVRNHHLAKSIMDVSWSKFVEMLEYKSKWYNRIFLKIPSSFPSSQICSSCGYRNEELKDLKIRTWQCPCCRQKHDRDENAAKNILKQGLLQLGMVVSV from the coding sequence ATGATAATCACTTACAGATACAGGCTATATCCTACGAAAGAACAGGAAAGACAACTGAAGAAGACCTTTGGTTGTGTTAGATTTGCATGGAACTATTTTCTTGCATACCAGAAAGAAGTTTATAGGCAGCAGAAGAAATCACCAAATGCTTTTGCGTGGATAAGACACCTGCAGCAGCACCTCAAAAGAGAGTATCCATGGCTTAAAGAGGTGGACAAGTTTGCTCTTGAGAACGAAATTAAGAGTCTTGAACAGGCATTTGAAAGATTCTTCAGAAACCAAGCTAAATATCCGAAGTTTAAAAGAAAGAAATCGAACTACTTTTCATACACAACAAATTTCACAAACAATAATATCCAAGTGGATTTTGGAAAGTTAGCTACTGATACTGAACTAAACCGTTGCTGGGGCAGGATAAAATTACCTAAGCTTGGCTGGGTAAAAGCAAGAATCCACAGAACTTTTAATGGTAAAATCAAAACAGCAACTGTAAAGCTATTGCCAAGTGGGAAGTACTATGTATCAATAACAGTAGAGCAAGACAAAGTAGACAATCCGAAGATAAAGGAGACACCTGCAAACTTTGCAACTGCTTTGGATCTTGGAGTCAAAGACTTCTTTGTGGACAGCAATAGCAGACACGTTGAAAATCCCAAGATTCTTGCGAAGTACGAAAGGAGAATAAAAAAAGTACAGAGAGAACTTTCAAGGAAAAGGCCTGGTAGCAAAAATTTTGAGAGAACAAGGAGAAAACTTGCAAAGCTGTATGAAAAGGTGACAAATATCAGGATGGATTTTTTACACAAATGGTCTTCACGGGTTATTTGCGAAAACCAAGCGATAATCTGTGAAGACTTAAAAGTAAAAAACCTTGTGAGGAATCATCATCTGGCAAAAAGTATTATGGATGTATCATGGTCAAAGTTTGTAGAGATGCTGGAATACAAATCTAAATGGTATAACAGGATATTTCTGAAGATACCATCAAGTTTTCCATCATCCCAGATTTGCAGTAGTTGTGGATATAGGAATGAAGAGCTAAAGGACTTAAAAATAAGGACATGGCAATGTCCATGTTGTAGACAGAAACATGATAGGGATGAGAACGCAGCCAAAAACATTCTGAAACAGGGATTACTCCAGTTAGGAATGGTAGTAAGTGTATAG
- the tsaE gene encoding tRNA (adenosine(37)-N6)-threonylcarbamoyltransferase complex ATPase subunit type 1 TsaE, producing MKDLISYSYDETLSIGYKIGKNLFKGAIVTLHGDLGSGKTALARGIAKAFSIDDISSPTFTIFHIYDGKLPVYHFDIYRIEEDDLEDIGYEEYFYNDGVTLIEWADKLKRLYPKECLRIVIEKLDSNVRKIILEGIGDKYKRIEDVVEKDEDFGD from the coding sequence ATGAAAGATCTGATTTCATATTCGTATGATGAGACACTTTCAATTGGCTATAAAATAGGCAAAAACCTTTTTAAAGGTGCAATTGTAACGTTGCACGGGGATTTAGGCAGTGGCAAAACAGCCTTAGCAAGAGGCATTGCAAAGGCTTTTTCAATCGATGACATCTCAAGCCCAACCTTTACTATATTTCATATTTATGATGGAAAATTGCCGGTGTACCATTTTGACATATACAGAATAGAAGAGGATGATCTTGAGGACATAGGCTATGAAGAGTATTTTTATAATGATGGAGTAACTTTGATAGAGTGGGCAGACAAACTAAAAAGACTTTATCCAAAAGAGTGTCTTAGAATTGTCATTGAAAAGCTTGATAGCAATGTTCGAAAAATTATTTTAGAAGGTATAGGGGATAAATACAAAAGGATAGAGGATGTGGTTGAAAAGGATGAAGATTTTGGGGATTGA
- a CDS encoding nucleotidyltransferase domain-containing protein produces MEKSMTIYEEVEYLKEQILKKYPVEDIIVFGSVAKRAVRKDSDIDLCLIIDTSDKRKLVQEMLLNLDYSRDVDIIVYTPEEWERLKNDTTTFANLIYRTGVSLLGRF; encoded by the coding sequence GTGGAAAAAAGCATGACTATATATGAAGAAGTTGAGTACTTAAAAGAACAGATTCTTAAAAAATATCCTGTTGAGGATATAATTGTATTTGGATCTGTTGCAAAAAGGGCTGTTAGAAAAGACAGTGATATTGACCTTTGCTTGATTATAGATACATCTGATAAAAGAAAGCTTGTTCAAGAAATGCTACTAAATTTAGACTATTCAAGAGATGTTGACATTATAGTGTACACGCCTGAAGAGTGGGAAAGGCTTAAAAACGACACAACAACATTTGCAAATTTAATCTACAGAACAGGAGTGAGCCTTCTTGGTAGATTCTAA
- a CDS encoding EAL domain-containing protein, translating to MLDDFGTGYSSLNYLKQLPIDIVKIDRSFIQNMTYDQKEQKMAKSLIDLSHILDLKVVAEGIEDERQAELLKIFSCDFGQGYLFGKPMPKEEFLELAKRF from the coding sequence TTGCTTGACGATTTTGGAACAGGTTATTCATCTTTGAACTATTTAAAGCAGCTTCCAATTGACATTGTCAAAATTGATAGAAGTTTTATACAAAACATGACATATGACCAAAAAGAGCAAAAGATGGCAAAAAGCCTGATTGACCTTTCTCATATTTTAGATCTGAAAGTTGTAGCAGAAGGAATAGAAGATGAAAGACAGGCAGAACTTTTAAAGATCTTTTCCTGCGACTTTGGGCAAGGGTATCTTTTTGGAAAGCCTATGCCGAAGGAAGAGTTTTTGGAGCTTGCAAAGAGATTTTAA
- the tnpA gene encoding IS200/IS605 family transposase, translating into MAVIHHGRGYVYSIQYHIVWCVKYRHKILQGEIDTKLKEILFEIAKEQGFEIIAMETNQDHVHLLIDCSPQHYIPDLIKTLKGVSARRLFQFFPELKTKLWGEHLWNPSYFVATVSENTEEQIKEYINSQKEK; encoded by the coding sequence ATGGCAGTAATCCACCACGGAAGAGGATATGTATATTCCATTCAGTACCATATAGTTTGGTGCGTAAAATATAGACACAAAATTCTGCAGGGGGAAATAGATACAAAATTGAAAGAAATACTTTTTGAGATAGCAAAAGAACAGGGTTTTGAAATAATAGCAATGGAAACAAATCAGGACCATGTCCATCTTTTAATAGATTGTTCACCTCAGCATTATATACCCGATTTAATAAAGACTTTGAAAGGTGTTAGTGCCAGAAGATTGTTTCAGTTCTTCCCAGAACTCAAAACTAAACTCTGGGGTGAACATTTATGGAATCCTTCCTACTTTGTTGCGACAGTAAGTGAAAATACTGAAGAACAAATAAAAGAGTATATCAATTCTCAAAAGGAGAAGTAA
- the rimI gene encoding ribosomal protein S18-alanine N-acetyltransferase gives MTQKGIIRGMTKEDVDSVYEIEKLSFSVPWSKESFLEEAENSYAIYFVYEEDSKVWGFAGMHHIVDEGHITNIAVHPEKRRQGIGKALLCALISYAKENGLIGLTLEVRSKNIPAISLYKSFGFKEAGLRKNYYTNPPDDAIIMWLYLKNLKT, from the coding sequence ATGACTCAAAAAGGTATTATCAGAGGGATGACAAAGGAAGATGTTGACAGTGTTTATGAGATAGAAAAGCTTTCTTTTTCTGTGCCGTGGAGCAAAGAAAGTTTTTTAGAAGAGGCAGAAAACAGCTACGCTATCTATTTTGTATACGAAGAGGACTCAAAGGTGTGGGGCTTTGCCGGCATGCACCATATAGTTGATGAAGGACACATTACAAACATTGCAGTGCACCCGGAAAAGCGAAGGCAGGGCATTGGCAAAGCACTCCTTTGCGCCCTGATTTCCTATGCAAAAGAAAATGGTCTAATTGGCCTTACACTTGAGGTAAGAAGCAAAAACATTCCTGCAATTTCGCTTTACAAAAGCTTTGGATTCAAAGAGGCAGGCCTTCGCAAAAACTACTATACAAATCCACCTGATGATGCCATAATAATGTGGCTTTATCTTAAAAATCTCAAGACTTAA